From one Dyella sp. 2HG41-7 genomic stretch:
- a CDS encoding amidohydrolase family protein → MYPPDAAMDISIHGAVSVTPECVLRAPLPIRAGCIAPSARARAYRVDLRDHCVFPGLINAHEHLHINAVPPLPAAEPFPSSYAWICAFQAHFDTPGVVEALQVPKALRYRHGALKNLLAGTTCVAHHDPWHPALDAMDFPVAVLRDYGWSYALGWPEYGPPARASFAATPDEWPWFIHLAEGTDAAAQAELEALHELGCLGPNSVLIHGVGLREQDIDRILARGAAVVWCPRSNRALLGATLDPRRLYAAGRLALGTDSRLSGARDMLEELREADRLSELSSKQLLALATTHAARILRLSWRGDLLPGAPADLVIVEDRGGEAASNLVGIERSQIRAVVRDGVPRIADLDFEEWFAFAGIDTVRVWLDGKPKLLDRALADPALMALEPGLESVFEPERNSESVTAEARYCV, encoded by the coding sequence ATGTACCCGCCTGACGCAGCGATGGATATCAGCATTCACGGCGCGGTATCGGTGACGCCCGAATGCGTATTGCGCGCGCCCTTGCCGATCCGGGCAGGGTGCATCGCGCCGAGTGCTCGGGCCAGGGCGTATCGCGTGGACCTACGCGATCATTGTGTGTTCCCAGGGCTGATCAACGCACACGAGCATCTGCATATCAATGCGGTGCCGCCGCTGCCTGCGGCGGAGCCGTTCCCGAGCAGCTACGCATGGATTTGCGCGTTTCAGGCGCACTTCGATACGCCCGGCGTAGTGGAAGCTTTGCAGGTGCCCAAGGCGCTGCGCTATCGCCATGGCGCGTTGAAAAATCTGCTCGCCGGCACGACCTGCGTGGCGCATCACGATCCGTGGCATCCCGCGCTCGACGCGATGGATTTTCCGGTCGCCGTGCTGCGCGACTACGGTTGGAGTTATGCGCTTGGATGGCCCGAATACGGCCCGCCTGCGCGCGCGAGTTTCGCCGCTACACCAGACGAATGGCCTTGGTTTATTCATCTGGCCGAAGGAACCGACGCCGCTGCGCAAGCCGAATTGGAGGCGCTGCATGAGTTGGGATGCCTGGGTCCAAACAGCGTGTTGATTCACGGCGTGGGATTGCGGGAGCAGGATATCGATCGCATTCTCGCGCGTGGCGCCGCCGTGGTGTGGTGTCCTCGCAGCAATCGCGCCTTGCTCGGCGCCACGCTCGATCCGCGTCGGCTGTATGCGGCCGGGAGGCTCGCGTTGGGCACCGATTCACGACTGAGCGGCGCGCGCGATATGTTGGAAGAGTTGCGCGAAGCCGATCGTCTTTCCGAGTTGTCATCCAAACAGTTGCTTGCTCTGGCGACGACGCACGCGGCGCGCATTCTTCGCTTGTCGTGGCGCGGCGATCTTCTGCCCGGAGCGCCGGCGGACCTGGTGATCGTCGAAGATCGTGGCGGCGAGGCGGCGAGCAATCTGGTCGGCATCGAACGCAGTCAAATTCGCGCTGTAGTGAGGGATGGCGTTCCGCGTATCGCCGATCTAGATTTTGAAGAATGGTTTGCATTCGCTGGCATCGACACCGTGCGCGTGTGGTTGGACGGAAAACCGAAATTGCTGGATCGTGCGTTGGCCGATCCTGCGTTGATGGCGCTTGAGCCTGGTTTGGAATCTGTATTCGAGCCCGAACGAAACAGCGAATCGGTTACCGCAGAGGCGAGGTATTGCGTATGA
- a CDS encoding class I SAM-dependent methyltransferase, which yields MKGSTNRKFEGDTAAALSDAQLLQTQAAFDSVAADYDGPRGNNDLIQRMRLAMWDAVSREVSKGAALLDLGCGTGIDAIEFGRRGYRVVASDWSPQMVARTRARASSTGLDDRVTTAHVGVHQLAQLEGRFDGIYSNFGPLNCAPDLRSVAAECMRLLRPGGKLVFSVMGRLCPWELAHYGFRGRFKRASVRAKRGATAVGMNRHTIWTYYYFPREFYRAFNDHFTLESYRALSLFMPPPYLVEYYRRHRTWCDRLGRLDDRFDGLPFFRDMGDHFLMIMRRR from the coding sequence GTGAAAGGATCGACGAATCGCAAGTTCGAAGGCGACACCGCCGCGGCATTGAGCGATGCTCAATTGCTTCAGACACAGGCCGCGTTCGACAGCGTCGCGGCCGATTACGATGGCCCACGCGGCAACAACGATTTGATCCAACGGATGCGGCTGGCGATGTGGGACGCGGTATCTCGTGAAGTGTCGAAGGGGGCAGCGCTGCTCGACCTCGGATGCGGTACAGGTATCGACGCCATCGAGTTTGGTCGCCGCGGTTATCGTGTGGTGGCGAGCGACTGGTCGCCGCAGATGGTGGCGCGCACGCGTGCTCGTGCGTCATCGACCGGCCTGGATGATCGGGTGACCACGGCGCATGTCGGCGTCCATCAGCTCGCGCAACTGGAGGGACGATTCGACGGCATCTATTCGAATTTCGGTCCGCTCAATTGCGCGCCGGATCTACGTAGCGTCGCAGCCGAATGCATGCGTCTGCTTCGACCGGGCGGTAAATTGGTTTTCTCCGTCATGGGCCGCCTGTGTCCGTGGGAATTGGCGCACTACGGATTTCGAGGACGCTTCAAACGCGCGAGTGTGCGTGCGAAGCGCGGCGCGACGGCCGTGGGCATGAATCGCCACACCATTTGGACGTACTACTACTTTCCGCGCGAGTTCTATCGCGCGTTCAACGATCACTTTACGTTGGAAAGCTACCGCGCGCTGAGCTTGTTTATGCCGCCGCCCTATCTCGTGGAGTACTACCGCCGTCATCGCACATGGTGCGATCGCTTGGGCAGGCTGGACGACCGCTTCGACGGCCTGCCATTTTTTCGCGACATGGGCGATCATTTTCTGATGATCATGCGGCGGCGCTGA
- a CDS encoding Wzz/FepE/Etk N-terminal domain-containing protein gives MEQDEIYLIDLWRTLLREWKWFVALLVLVLAVTFAFIHTAKRQWEATAWIQIGQVGLAPPGQDPKVEPLARVLERLQLVPFQNDVMKRMGYSPDTPEARLFRKSLKLEPLPYAGPLIKLSVRGLTPQQAQQFAQATVEQLRAVHQGVEAAPLKLAHKRLDEVQSDLQNAMSSRDQLQQSTGKGAGADTALIESALARKDEEIHKLQETRSDLAARLSANYTYETSLMWPIYVPDHQAFPNPVLMWGIGLLVGLLLGAFAAVARNAARRGGSRP, from the coding sequence ATGGAACAGGATGAAATCTATTTGATCGATCTGTGGCGGACGCTGTTGCGGGAATGGAAATGGTTTGTCGCGCTGCTGGTGCTGGTTTTGGCGGTCACGTTCGCGTTTATCCATACGGCGAAACGCCAATGGGAAGCGACCGCGTGGATACAGATCGGTCAGGTGGGATTGGCGCCGCCGGGACAGGACCCGAAAGTGGAACCGCTTGCGCGCGTACTCGAACGTTTGCAGTTGGTGCCATTTCAGAATGACGTGATGAAGCGTATGGGCTATTCGCCCGATACGCCCGAAGCACGGCTGTTCCGCAAGAGCCTGAAGCTGGAGCCGCTGCCTTATGCCGGCCCGCTGATCAAACTCAGCGTGAGAGGCCTGACGCCGCAACAAGCGCAACAGTTCGCGCAAGCGACCGTGGAGCAGCTGCGCGCCGTACATCAAGGTGTCGAGGCGGCGCCGTTGAAACTGGCGCATAAGCGGTTGGATGAGGTGCAGTCCGATTTGCAGAACGCGATGTCGTCGCGCGATCAGTTGCAGCAGTCCACAGGCAAAGGCGCCGGCGCCGATACGGCGCTAATCGAGAGCGCGCTGGCGCGCAAGGACGAGGAGATTCACAAGCTCCAGGAAACACGCAGCGATCTGGCCGCGCGCCTCAGCGCCAATTACACGTACGAGACATCGTTGATGTGGCCTATTTACGTGCCGGATCACCAGGCGTTTCCCAACCCGGTTTTGATGTGGGGCATCGGTCTTCTTGTTGGGTTGCTGTTGGGCGCGTTTGCCGCCGTGGCGAGAAACGCTGCGCGCCGTGGAGGGAGTCGTCCGTAA
- a CDS encoding glycosyltransferase: protein MIGETPLVSVLIPAFNHERFIERCLDSVLEEPYPNKEIVIIDDGSTDGTAERIATWIDRHGDEIPVEYVRRDNRGVAATLNELAARARGAFLRLGASDDYLLPGGLDEQVRYLMAHPNKWAVIGDSVVVDQDGRRLHDSGMRDLHHADKDLYRSDDGIRHAVISQWAVGGPVALLRKRALDTVAGWNEGLCIDDWDFFLRLAAHDAVGFVDVSVCAYRIHDTNMSRTRHRATRILNLTESRQVAIRRIALFSEPYRTLLWAQSHFIAAKISFLQRRAGALAFHLLAYASLLLVSKIKPSASHTVVREV, encoded by the coding sequence GTGATAGGCGAAACACCATTGGTTTCCGTATTGATTCCCGCGTTCAATCATGAACGCTTTATCGAGCGGTGCCTGGACAGCGTGCTGGAAGAACCCTATCCGAACAAAGAGATCGTCATCATCGATGACGGTTCCACCGACGGGACGGCGGAGCGCATCGCCACCTGGATCGATCGTCATGGCGACGAGATACCTGTCGAATACGTGCGCCGGGACAACCGTGGCGTCGCGGCGACGTTGAACGAGTTGGCGGCGCGCGCGCGTGGCGCATTTCTGCGCCTGGGCGCCAGCGACGATTATCTGCTGCCTGGCGGACTCGACGAGCAGGTTCGCTATTTGATGGCGCATCCGAACAAATGGGCGGTGATCGGCGACTCGGTGGTGGTGGACCAGGATGGCCGAAGGCTGCACGACAGCGGCATGCGCGATCTGCATCATGCCGACAAAGATCTCTATCGCTCGGACGACGGCATTCGTCATGCGGTGATCAGTCAGTGGGCGGTAGGCGGACCGGTTGCATTGCTGAGGAAACGGGCGCTCGATACCGTCGCCGGATGGAATGAGGGATTGTGCATTGACGATTGGGATTTCTTTCTTCGTCTTGCTGCCCACGATGCGGTCGGCTTTGTCGACGTCAGCGTCTGTGCCTACCGTATTCACGACACCAATATGAGTCGGACGCGGCACCGCGCAACGCGCATTCTCAACCTCACCGAGTCCAGGCAGGTAGCGATCCGCCGAATCGCGCTGTTTAGCGAGCCGTACCGAACTCTGCTTTGGGCACAATCACACTTTATCGCCGCGAAGATTTCGTTCTTGCAGCGACGGGCAGGGGCGTTGGCGTTTCATCTGCTGGCTTACGCATCCTTGCTGTTGGTTTCCAAAATCAAACCTTCCGCCTCGCACACGGTGGTGAGGGAAGTATGA
- a CDS encoding O-antigen translocase, whose protein sequence is MNVVRASTYSVIATGARLLAALVVIKLVAWFAGPEGVGKMGQFMSLMSLLAVLAGGGIGTGVVKYVAEYRHDTAKLARLLSAALWYAVCASCAMCVVTLIFNRPITQWLMGDLRYQGVIQVLAVAQLGIALANYGLAVINGFMDVRRLALVQVVGSMGSIVAVVLLARAFQLYGALLALIVGQLALLVVGFPALKRSGYFLPVMFRARYDREMVSRLAAFSVMTLVSALLPPLVGIGVRDHLAGQFGWQQVGYWQAVSKVSDAYLLFATSAINIYYLPKLASTHDRASLVAELQKAYRIVLPVVAALAAVVYAQRSLVTRVLFSANFYEAKALYAPQLIGDVLKIASFILSYLMLAKAMTRLFVASECVFAISYVALVYVFTAYFGLIGAMYAFAVNYLLYLTFNVVVARRYLRGVER, encoded by the coding sequence ATGAATGTGGTGCGCGCCAGTACGTATTCCGTGATCGCAACCGGCGCACGGCTGCTCGCTGCGCTGGTGGTGATCAAGTTGGTGGCGTGGTTTGCTGGCCCCGAAGGCGTCGGCAAAATGGGGCAGTTTATGAGCCTGATGTCGTTGCTTGCGGTGCTTGCGGGTGGCGGCATCGGCACGGGCGTCGTGAAATATGTAGCCGAGTATCGGCACGATACGGCGAAGCTTGCGCGTCTGCTTTCCGCAGCGTTGTGGTACGCCGTGTGTGCGTCGTGCGCCATGTGCGTGGTCACGCTTATTTTCAATCGCCCGATTACGCAGTGGCTGATGGGGGATCTGCGCTATCAAGGCGTGATCCAGGTGTTGGCGGTGGCTCAGCTTGGTATCGCGTTGGCGAACTACGGGTTGGCGGTGATCAACGGTTTTATGGACGTGCGCCGGTTGGCTTTGGTGCAAGTCGTCGGGTCGATGGGAAGTATCGTCGCGGTCGTGCTGCTTGCCCGCGCGTTTCAGCTCTATGGCGCGTTGCTCGCCTTGATCGTCGGTCAGCTGGCGCTGCTGGTGGTCGGTTTTCCGGCGCTCAAACGCAGCGGTTATTTCTTGCCGGTGATGTTTCGCGCGCGCTACGACCGCGAGATGGTGTCGCGGTTGGCGGCCTTTTCCGTGATGACCTTGGTTTCGGCGCTGTTGCCGCCGCTGGTCGGCATCGGCGTGCGCGACCATCTGGCGGGACAATTCGGTTGGCAGCAAGTCGGCTATTGGCAGGCCGTGAGCAAAGTGTCGGACGCGTATCTGCTGTTCGCGACGTCAGCGATCAATATCTACTATCTGCCCAAACTGGCTTCGACGCACGACCGCGCATCGCTGGTTGCGGAGCTTCAAAAAGCCTATCGCATCGTGCTCCCGGTTGTCGCCGCGTTGGCCGCGGTGGTCTATGCGCAGCGGAGTCTGGTAACTCGCGTCTTGTTCTCGGCGAATTTTTACGAGGCAAAAGCCTTGTACGCGCCGCAGCTGATCGGCGACGTGCTGAAAATCGCCTCGTTCATACTTTCCTACCTAATGCTCGCCAAGGCGATGACGAGACTATTTGTCGCCTCCGAATGCGTATTCGCGATCAGCTACGTGGCTCTCGTGTACGTATTTACGGCTTACTTCGGCCTGATCGGCGCGATGTACGCGTTCGCGGTCAACTATCTTTTGTATCTGACGTTCAACGTGGTGGTCGCACGGCGCTATCTGAGGGGAGTAGAGCGGTGA
- a CDS encoding DegT/DnrJ/EryC1/StrS family aminotransferase has translation MRVPFLSLRDVHARYADELKAAASRVIDSGWYVLGEEVPAFEREFAAYCGVRHAVGVGNGLDALSLILRGYKELGFLHDGDEVLVPANTFIASFLAITTNGLVPVPVEPDPASFNIDAACAKAAIGSRTRAVMAVHLYGQLADMTALTALARRHGLLLIEDAAQAHGAMCDRQKAGAFGDAAAFSFFPAKNLGALGDGGAVVTNDTALAKCVAALRNYGSQTKYHHLFQGLNSRLDEIQAAMLRVKLKYLDEDTARRRHVACRYREGIHHPHIQLPSAISEERHVWHLFVVRCAYRDALQRHLQANGIQAQVHYPVPPHRQPAYPSLHGLSLPLTEALHREVLSLPISPVMSEDEVDAVIDACQTFEPPT, from the coding sequence ATGCGCGTTCCATTCCTGAGTCTGCGAGACGTCCATGCGCGTTATGCCGATGAACTGAAAGCCGCTGCATCGCGCGTGATCGATTCGGGCTGGTATGTGCTGGGCGAAGAAGTGCCCGCGTTCGAGCGCGAATTCGCTGCCTACTGTGGCGTTCGCCATGCCGTTGGCGTCGGCAATGGACTGGACGCGTTGTCGCTGATTTTGCGGGGTTACAAGGAACTTGGCTTTCTTCACGACGGAGACGAAGTGCTGGTGCCGGCCAATACGTTTATCGCAAGTTTCTTGGCGATTACGACGAACGGGCTGGTGCCGGTTCCCGTCGAACCGGACCCGGCCAGTTTCAATATCGACGCCGCTTGCGCGAAAGCTGCCATCGGCTCGCGCACGCGCGCGGTCATGGCGGTGCATCTGTACGGTCAGCTGGCTGATATGACGGCGCTGACTGCGCTGGCGAGACGCCATGGATTGCTGTTGATCGAGGACGCCGCGCAAGCGCACGGTGCGATGTGCGATCGGCAGAAAGCGGGCGCGTTCGGCGATGCTGCGGCCTTTAGTTTTTTCCCCGCCAAGAACCTTGGCGCGCTTGGCGACGGCGGCGCTGTGGTCACGAACGACACGGCGCTGGCCAAGTGCGTGGCGGCCTTACGCAATTACGGATCGCAGACGAAATACCACCACTTGTTTCAAGGCCTCAATTCGCGTCTCGACGAGATTCAGGCGGCTATGTTGCGGGTGAAGTTGAAGTACCTGGACGAAGACACCGCGAGGCGCCGTCATGTGGCCTGCCGTTATCGCGAGGGCATACATCATCCGCATATCCAGCTGCCGAGCGCGATATCCGAAGAGCGCCACGTATGGCATTTGTTTGTCGTCCGCTGCGCTTATCGCGATGCGTTGCAGCGTCATCTGCAAGCAAACGGCATTCAGGCGCAGGTGCATTATCCGGTTCCGCCGCATCGGCAACCGGCGTATCCGTCGTTGCATGGATTGTCCTTGCCGCTGACGGAGGCCCTGCATCGTGAAGTGCTGAGCCTTCCCATCAGTCCGGTCATGAGCGAAGACGAGGTCGATGCAGTGATCGACGCGTGCCAAACCTTCGAGCCGCCGACATGA
- a CDS encoding GNAT family N-acetyltransferase, translating to MFSLKTYAPADAKAWDAVVRSSRNGNLLHRRSYMDYHADRFVDRSLLIERDNRLIAVLPASLQGKTVSSHGGLTYGGLIVTEALQAEAALTVFQMIGAHYRAQGVERLIYKAIPHVFHRYPAEEDLFALHWLGARLVRRDISSVIAMSNPLGYTTMRKRSIKRAGRHHMAMRTVSNVAAFHNLLSDVLRRHDAAPTHSMQELQLLRGRFPNEIVLYQAHHDEDLLAGVVAYDFGHIVHMQYMAASQHGRELGALDLLLDTLITTTYASKHYFSFGISTEREGRFLNGSLIAQKEHFGARGVVHDFYEWSL from the coding sequence ATGTTCTCGCTTAAGACTTACGCGCCGGCGGATGCGAAAGCGTGGGACGCCGTCGTGCGAAGCTCCCGAAACGGCAATCTGTTGCATCGGCGAAGTTATATGGATTATCACGCCGATCGCTTTGTGGATCGGTCGTTGTTGATCGAGCGAGATAATCGTCTGATCGCGGTATTGCCCGCCAGCCTGCAAGGCAAGACGGTAAGTAGTCACGGCGGACTCACCTATGGTGGTCTGATCGTAACCGAGGCGTTGCAGGCGGAGGCCGCGCTTACGGTGTTTCAGATGATCGGCGCGCATTATCGGGCCCAGGGCGTCGAGCGTCTGATTTACAAGGCGATACCGCATGTTTTTCATCGCTATCCGGCCGAGGAGGATCTTTTTGCGCTGCATTGGCTCGGGGCGCGATTGGTGCGCAGGGATATCTCCTCCGTTATCGCGATGAGCAATCCGCTGGGCTATACGACGATGCGCAAGCGTTCGATCAAGCGAGCCGGGCGTCATCACATGGCGATGCGCACGGTCTCAAATGTCGCGGCGTTTCACAACTTGCTTTCGGACGTACTGCGTCGGCACGATGCGGCGCCGACGCACAGCATGCAGGAATTGCAGCTGCTCCGCGGACGGTTTCCCAACGAAATCGTGCTGTATCAGGCGCATCATGACGAAGACCTGCTCGCCGGAGTCGTGGCCTACGATTTCGGGCATATCGTGCATATGCAATATATGGCCGCCTCGCAGCACGGGCGAGAGCTCGGTGCGCTCGACTTGTTGCTTGATACGCTGATTACGACGACCTACGCGTCCAAGCATTATTTCAGCTTCGGCATTTCTACCGAACGCGAAGGACGGTTTCTCAACGGCTCGCTGATCGCGCAGAAGGAACATTTCGGCGCGCGCGGCGTCGTGCACGATTTCTACGAGTGGAGCCTGTGA
- a CDS encoding acetyltransferase: protein MSRPLVIIGAGEFAQIACEYFTHDSDYDVVAFSVEREYLTQPTLADRPVVPYEDLEVRYPPADVDVFVAIPASQLNRLRTRFFLDAKRRGYRCATYVSTRAFVWRNAEVGENSFIFENNVIQPFVRVGNNCVLWSGNHVGHRVVVNDHVFIASHAVISGYCDIGESSFIGVNTTFNDKVKVAHDNVIGSGALVTNDTEPGKVYVGSPARALPGRSSFDVRL, encoded by the coding sequence ATGTCTCGCCCGCTAGTCATTATTGGCGCGGGCGAGTTCGCGCAAATCGCCTGCGAATACTTTACGCACGATAGCGACTACGACGTGGTCGCTTTCAGCGTCGAGCGCGAATACCTCACGCAGCCGACGCTCGCGGACCGTCCCGTCGTGCCTTACGAAGATCTAGAGGTGCGTTATCCGCCCGCCGATGTCGACGTGTTCGTCGCGATTCCGGCCAGTCAATTGAATCGGCTGCGTACGCGATTTTTTCTGGATGCCAAACGCCGCGGTTATCGGTGCGCCACGTATGTCAGTACGCGCGCTTTTGTGTGGCGCAATGCCGAAGTGGGCGAAAACAGCTTTATTTTCGAAAACAACGTGATTCAGCCCTTCGTTCGCGTGGGTAACAACTGCGTCTTGTGGAGCGGCAATCACGTCGGGCATCGGGTGGTGGTGAACGACCATGTGTTTATCGCATCGCATGCCGTGATATCCGGCTACTGCGATATCGGCGAGAGCAGCTTTATCGGGGTAAACACCACGTTTAACGACAAAGTGAAAGTGGCGCACGATAACGTGATCGGTTCCGGCGCCTTGGTGACGAACGATACCGAGCCGGGCAAGGTGTACGTCGGCTCGCCCGCCCGCGCGCTGCCCGGTCGATCAAGTTTCGATGTCAGGCTGTAA
- a CDS encoding FdtA/QdtA family cupin domain-containing protein, giving the protein MEIERVQLQQHGDSRGMLIALEQDQNVPFEIRRVYYLFATKCDVRRGQHAHRHLHQLAIAVRGSVTFLLDDGTGPVEVVLDDPTRGLVLGRMVWRELFDFSDDCVLMVLADQVYDPNDYITNYADFLREVNGAVYRENMAACLAR; this is encoded by the coding sequence ATGGAAATCGAACGAGTCCAGTTGCAACAACATGGCGACAGCCGCGGCATGCTGATCGCGCTGGAGCAGGACCAAAACGTGCCCTTCGAAATCCGTCGCGTGTATTACCTGTTCGCGACGAAGTGCGATGTGCGTCGCGGCCAACACGCGCATCGTCATTTGCATCAATTGGCGATCGCGGTGCGAGGATCGGTGACGTTTCTGCTGGATGACGGCACGGGACCGGTGGAAGTGGTGCTCGACGATCCGACGCGCGGCTTGGTATTGGGTCGCATGGTATGGCGCGAGCTTTTCGATTTCAGCGACGACTGCGTGCTGATGGTATTGGCCGATCAGGTTTACGATCCCAACGACTACATCACCAACTACGCCGATTTCCTGCGTGAGGTCAACGGCGCCGTGTATCGGGAGAACATGGCCGCATGTCTCGCCCGCTAG
- a CDS encoding cytochrome b/b6 domain-containing protein, with translation MQKSTSNMARENEAQAGRHRGAASTSNVKTGTASLGKPVSTLRPAKMIYLHWLTVFCVVTAVAFILVRDQMDGRVVRQWLLEGHRHFGLFVLILFFVRIAIRIQLGKLPLTNRVPKIFRVLAGLTHIAIYAILLAQPLLGWALSDAEGKPVHLFGITLPALVNSDEDLADTLTAWHLNVAWVLLALVLLHIAAALWHHFILRDQTLRAMLPGRRRA, from the coding sequence ATGCAAAAGAGCACTTCGAACATGGCGCGGGAGAACGAAGCACAAGCAGGGCGACATCGTGGTGCGGCTTCCACGTCCAACGTCAAAACCGGCACTGCCTCCCTCGGCAAACCCGTTTCCACGTTACGCCCCGCAAAGATGATCTATCTGCACTGGCTCACGGTGTTCTGCGTGGTGACGGCCGTGGCCTTTATTCTCGTGCGCGATCAGATGGACGGCCGCGTCGTACGGCAATGGCTGCTGGAAGGACACCGCCATTTCGGTCTGTTCGTGTTGATATTGTTTTTTGTGCGCATAGCGATTCGCATCCAGCTCGGCAAGCTGCCGCTAACCAACCGCGTGCCCAAAATTTTTCGTGTACTGGCGGGGCTCACCCATATCGCCATCTACGCGATCTTGCTTGCGCAGCCCTTGCTTGGCTGGGCGCTCAGCGATGCGGAAGGCAAGCCGGTGCATCTGTTCGGCATCACGCTGCCCGCACTGGTGAACTCCGACGAAGATCTCGCCGACACCTTGACCGCCTGGCATTTGAATGTTGCGTGGGTGTTGCTCGCCCTGGTGTTGCTGCATATCGCCGCCGCGCTTTGGCATCACTTTATTTTGCGCGACCAAACACTGCGGGCCATGTTGCCTGGACGGCGCCGCGCATGA
- a CDS encoding cytochrome C, which yields MPPSPIRPMMRAARRQPSTHPYMWYGTTALLMLASTSAHAVPAFARQTGSSCADCHAGAYGPALTPFGMKFKLNGYTDTDGNGLKIPVAAQLIGTHNVPTRGQVTNDLTEADIYLAGRLTEHFGGFVKVETDNVGNDKYNTKLSNMDLRFVLKDLKVGEKDAVFGVSVNNSPGFEDPIADLPDASILGPPSTSGTLLNLSSTEALADRVIGTTVYGLYDSNWYGELGTYTSMPTSTQSDLGYSLSGDPGRIKDTVYGRFAYMKDMKRQFFSGGVVALTTKRQRPRSAQADDIMDLGYDATYQYLGDRDNIIQLSYVNIYERRRYGFTPPAPGLPGLVALPRGVVHDQTFTFTYTFKQSYGVVYAHLVSTGTHDAVRYVPYGDPNTTSNLLTLFWTPFGKDDSFTSIANLKLAATWFRFSRFNGSTTNIFGVGPGALATNAKDLNAFSFTASIAF from the coding sequence ATGCCACCTTCGCCGATTCGCCCCATGATGCGCGCAGCAAGGAGGCAGCCATCCACGCATCCCTATATGTGGTACGGAACCACGGCGCTATTGATGCTAGCCAGCACCAGTGCGCATGCGGTGCCCGCATTTGCGCGACAAACCGGCTCATCGTGCGCGGATTGCCACGCGGGCGCTTACGGCCCGGCGCTAACGCCGTTTGGCATGAAATTCAAACTCAACGGCTATACCGACACCGATGGCAACGGCCTGAAAATTCCGGTCGCCGCGCAACTGATCGGCACGCACAACGTCCCCACGCGCGGGCAAGTGACGAACGATCTGACCGAAGCGGATATTTATCTGGCCGGCCGTCTTACCGAACACTTCGGCGGCTTTGTCAAAGTCGAAACCGATAACGTCGGCAACGATAAATACAACACCAAGTTGAGCAATATGGATCTGCGTTTTGTGCTCAAAGATTTGAAGGTGGGCGAGAAGGATGCGGTGTTCGGGGTGAGCGTCAACAATAGCCCCGGCTTCGAAGATCCGATCGCCGACTTGCCGGATGCGTCCATTCTCGGCCCACCGTCGACGTCAGGCACGCTGCTCAATCTTTCCAGCACCGAAGCATTGGCGGACCGGGTGATCGGCACCACCGTCTACGGCCTTTATGATTCCAATTGGTACGGCGAACTCGGCACGTACACATCCATGCCAACGTCGACGCAGAGCGATCTGGGTTATTCGCTTTCCGGCGATCCCGGCCGAATCAAAGACACGGTCTATGGTCGCTTCGCCTATATGAAGGACATGAAGCGGCAATTCTTTTCCGGCGGCGTGGTTGCGTTGACCACCAAACGACAGCGCCCGCGCTCGGCGCAGGCCGACGACATCATGGATCTCGGTTACGACGCGACATATCAGTACTTGGGTGATCGCGACAACATCATCCAGCTGAGCTACGTGAATATCTACGAGCGACGCCGCTACGGATTCACGCCGCCGGCTCCTGGCCTCCCCGGTCTTGTCGCGCTGCCGCGCGGCGTCGTGCACGATCAAACCTTTACCTTCACGTACACGTTCAAGCAAAGCTATGGCGTCGTCTACGCGCACTTGGTAAGCACAGGTACGCACGATGCGGTTCGCTACGTGCCGTATGGCGATCCCAATACCACCAGCAATCTGCTGACGCTGTTCTGGACGCCGTTCGGCAAGGACGATTCGTTCACCAGCATCGCGAATTTGAAACTCGCCGCCACGTGGTTCCGCTTCTCGCGCTTCAACGGCAGCACCACCAATATTTTCGGCGTCGGTCCCGGCGCGTTGGCTACCAACGCCAAGGATCTGAATGCCTTTTCGTTTACCGCAAGCATTGCGTTCTGA
- a CDS encoding c-type cytochrome, which translates to MASLFAFGTTIAAAGEPNAGAKVFKSECAECHTVKQGHNKKGPSLFGIVGRPSASLPDYNYSDALRSRHWTWTEDQLRTYISQPAKKADPGTKMKYDGLDDPKQVDDLISYLSTLH; encoded by the coding sequence GTGGCGTCGCTCTTTGCCTTCGGGACAACGATCGCCGCGGCCGGTGAACCAAATGCCGGCGCAAAGGTATTCAAGTCCGAATGCGCCGAATGCCACACCGTCAAGCAGGGCCACAACAAGAAAGGCCCGAGCTTGTTTGGCATCGTGGGGCGCCCATCAGCATCGCTGCCCGATTACAACTATTCGGACGCGTTGCGGAGTCGCCATTGGACCTGGACGGAGGACCAGCTGCGCACTTACATCTCCCAGCCCGCCAAAAAAGCGGACCCCGGCACGAAAATGAAGTACGACGGCCTGGACGATCCCAAACAAGTGGACGACCTTATTTCGTATCTCAGCACGCTTCATTGA